The following are from one region of the Lytechinus pictus isolate F3 Inbred chromosome 4, Lp3.0, whole genome shotgun sequence genome:
- the LOC129259706 gene encoding uncharacterized protein LOC129259706, protein MATYERHLSSRRLRNAFSSTSNHGNLTKEIQTKCESRRTSGRNNRKAKSLRAHHHHQTATPIGADTSQPGKMERIDRSLKELAQLLGLQVSLKKYYTKNTPDLPAHSGTPMLFT, encoded by the exons atggcaacctacGAAAGACATCTGAGTAGCAGGAGACTCAG GAATGCTTTCAGTTCTACCAGTAACCATGGCAACCTAACTAAGGAGATACAAACCAAATGTGAATCAAGACGAACGTCAGGACGAAACAACAGAAAGGCAAAg TCTTTGAGAgcgcatcatcaccatcagacAGCCACGCCCATTGGAGCTGATACCAGTCAGCCTGGTAAGATGGAACGGATCGACCGAAGTCTCAAGGAACTTGCCCAACTTCTTGGCTTACAGGTgagtctaaaaaaatattataccaAGAACACTCCAGACCTTCCAGCACACAGTGGGACGCCTATGCTATTTACATAG
- the LOC129258568 gene encoding histamine N-methyltransferase-like isoform X1, translating into MSADIYSIKPLTEDPKRYEDVYYNVFYKIAQKDVVLEKVNQYFDNKVIKMLTDVFGCDEEFSLLGVGVGEGPHEFHFLKSLQSYYSSICNVAVDPNEGMLQTFKDRISSLNSNGKGSVSYHEFSGPLSEFVAGCPLAKKKYNLITSIHSLYYTGDFETTFTQMTSMMKDNGFIIIVCKNDSLNTKTFHKLPWLSESTQSNERLSSKTVREFAESQGYNVTTVDISVQWDITELFKDQSEFGDKLLDFCTQAAYFRQTAPATILDDLIAFWRSISTQDDHGRVFAPAHDEILLVSK; encoded by the exons ATGTCTGCTGATATCTATAGCATTAAACCTCTGACAGAGGATCCGAAGCGATATGAAGACGTATACTACAATGTTTTCTACAAGATCGCCCAAAAGGATGTTGTTTTAGAAAAGGtgaatcaatattttgataacaAAGTGATAAAGATGCTCACTGATGTATTTGGCTGCGATGAAGAATTCAGTCTACTAGGGGTTGGAGTCGGCGAGG GTCCTCACGaatttcattttctgaagaGTCTGCAATCCTACTATTCATCAATATGCAATGTTGCTGTGGATCCCAATGAAGGCATGTTACAAACGTTTAAAGATAGAAtttcttctttaaattcaaatgggAAAGGCTCTGTCTCCTATCATGAGTTCAGTGGTCCATTATCTGAGTTTGTTGCTGGGTGTCCATTGGCGAAGAAAAAGTACAATCTTATCACATCCATACATTCACTCTACTACACAGGTGACTTTGAAACGACCTTCACCCAGATGACATCCATGATGAAAGACAATGGTTTTATCATCATCGTATGTAAGAACG ATAGCCTCAATACCAAAACATTCCACAAGTTACCGTGGCTGTCAGAGAGCACACAATCAAACGAACGACTGTCGTCAAAGACTGTAAGAGAGTTTGCTGAAAGTCAAGGTTATAACGTCACCACTGTCGACATATCCGTCCAATGGGACATCACTGAGCTATTCAAAGACCAGTCAGAATTTGGAGACAAACTCCTGGACTTCTGCACCCAGGCAGCATACTTTCGACAAACAGCGCCCGCTACGATACTAGATGACCTGATTGCTTTTTGGCGTTCAATTTCGACCCAGGATGACCATGGACGTGTTTTCGCCCCTGCCCATGATGAAATACTTCTTGTCTCAAAATAA
- the LOC129258568 gene encoding uncharacterized protein LOC129258568 isoform X2: MSADIYSIKPLTEDPKRYEDVYYNVFYKIAQKDVVLEKVNQYFDNKVIKMLTDVFGCDEEFSLLGVGVGEGPHEFHFLKSLQSYYSSICNVAVDPNEGDFETTFTQMTSMMKDNGFIIIVCKNDSLNTKTFHKLPWLSESTQSNERLSSKTVREFAESQGYNVTTVDISVQWDITELFKDQSEFGDKLLDFCTQAAYFRQTAPATILDDLIAFWRSISTQDDHGRVFAPAHDEILLVSK; this comes from the exons ATGTCTGCTGATATCTATAGCATTAAACCTCTGACAGAGGATCCGAAGCGATATGAAGACGTATACTACAATGTTTTCTACAAGATCGCCCAAAAGGATGTTGTTTTAGAAAAGGtgaatcaatattttgataacaAAGTGATAAAGATGCTCACTGATGTATTTGGCTGCGATGAAGAATTCAGTCTACTAGGGGTTGGAGTCGGCGAGG GTCCTCACGaatttcattttctgaagaGTCTGCAATCCTACTATTCATCAATATGCAATGTTGCTGTGGATCCCAATGAAG GTGACTTTGAAACGACCTTCACCCAGATGACATCCATGATGAAAGACAATGGTTTTATCATCATCGTATGTAAGAACG ATAGCCTCAATACCAAAACATTCCACAAGTTACCGTGGCTGTCAGAGAGCACACAATCAAACGAACGACTGTCGTCAAAGACTGTAAGAGAGTTTGCTGAAAGTCAAGGTTATAACGTCACCACTGTCGACATATCCGTCCAATGGGACATCACTGAGCTATTCAAAGACCAGTCAGAATTTGGAGACAAACTCCTGGACTTCTGCACCCAGGCAGCATACTTTCGACAAACAGCGCCCGCTACGATACTAGATGACCTGATTGCTTTTTGGCGTTCAATTTCGACCCAGGATGACCATGGACGTGTTTTCGCCCCTGCCCATGATGAAATACTTCTTGTCTCAAAATAA